The Streptomyces sp. NL15-2K genome contains a region encoding:
- a CDS encoding LytR C-terminal domain-containing protein, with amino-acid sequence MNDRYDAGYGGNHDDQYQVVGYDEYGRPVYRQAAPQQQVPQQPQQPQQPYDPYAQQQGYGYDPYATGGQQQPPYDSYGTGQQAPVPPYDPYGTGAQQPGGPAPSYDPYGQSATSGHQPRVAEQTAYIPQQAGPAEQPRDTQAPAGDNRAEPRRDYHTEQFAFVEEPDGDSEDVIDWLNFTENRTERREEAKRRARSRLIALTVVLALVAVGGVGYLWYAGKLPGLSSSDAKTTTATAAGAQNRDVIVVHLHNTAGGGTSTALLVDNTTTKEGTTVLLPNSLVLTDDDGNTTTLAKSVDDDGSSGTRDAIDTVLGTDIQGTWRLDTPYLQNLVDLVGNIEVDTDADVPDPKAKKKGEAPLVSKGKDQTLSGKMAVAYATYRAPGEAQNAQLERFGQVMQGMMRKLSSDAQGATVTVQTLGQIIEPPLTDKDLGTFLAKLADLAKGGDYKTALLPVQADGTLNTEASAGVVKDVLGGTAKSPDKDAAVSVSVQNASGVRDNSEQARVVLLNGGFTFLEGGTATAAQSTSKVLYGDAAGKENATEVAKTLGLPDSAVTKGTVSANADVSVVLGRDYKPSES; translated from the coding sequence GTGAACGACCGATACGACGCGGGATACGGCGGCAATCACGACGACCAGTACCAGGTCGTCGGCTACGACGAGTACGGCCGACCTGTGTACCGGCAGGCCGCGCCGCAACAGCAGGTTCCGCAGCAGCCGCAGCAGCCGCAGCAGCCGTACGACCCGTACGCGCAGCAGCAGGGCTACGGATACGACCCGTACGCCACCGGCGGGCAGCAGCAGCCGCCGTACGACTCCTACGGGACCGGTCAGCAGGCGCCCGTGCCGCCCTACGACCCGTACGGCACCGGTGCGCAGCAGCCCGGCGGGCCGGCACCGTCGTACGACCCCTACGGCCAGAGCGCCACCAGTGGCCACCAGCCCCGCGTCGCCGAGCAGACCGCCTACATCCCGCAGCAGGCCGGACCGGCGGAGCAGCCGCGGGACACCCAGGCTCCTGCCGGGGACAACCGCGCCGAGCCCCGACGGGATTACCACACCGAGCAGTTCGCCTTCGTCGAGGAGCCCGACGGCGACTCCGAGGACGTCATCGACTGGCTGAACTTCACGGAGAACCGCACCGAACGCCGTGAGGAGGCCAAGCGGCGTGCCCGCAGCCGGCTCATCGCCCTCACCGTGGTCCTGGCGCTGGTGGCGGTCGGCGGCGTCGGTTACCTCTGGTACGCCGGGAAGCTGCCCGGCCTGTCCTCGTCCGACGCGAAGACCACGACCGCGACGGCCGCGGGTGCCCAGAACCGCGACGTGATCGTCGTCCACCTGCACAACACCGCGGGGGGTGGCACCTCCACGGCGCTGCTCGTCGACAACACGACCACCAAGGAGGGCACCACCGTCCTGCTGCCCAACTCCCTCGTCCTGACGGACGACGACGGCAACACGACCACCCTCGCCAAGTCGGTCGACGACGACGGCTCCTCCGGTACGCGCGACGCGATCGACACCGTCCTCGGCACCGACATCCAGGGCACCTGGCGCCTTGACACCCCCTACCTGCAGAACCTGGTCGACCTGGTCGGCAACATCGAGGTCGACACCGACGCCGACGTGCCCGATCCGAAGGCCAAGAAGAAGGGCGAGGCGCCGCTGGTCAGCAAGGGCAAGGACCAGACGCTCAGCGGCAAGATGGCCGTCGCCTACGCCACCTACCGCGCCCCCGGGGAGGCCCAGAACGCCCAGCTGGAGCGGTTCGGGCAGGTCATGCAGGGCATGATGCGCAAGCTGTCCTCCGACGCGCAGGGCGCGACCGTCACCGTGCAGACGCTGGGGCAGATCATCGAGCCGCCGCTGACCGACAAGGACCTCGGCACCTTCCTCGCCAAGCTCGCCGACCTCGCCAAGGGCGGCGACTACAAGACCGCGCTGCTGCCCGTCCAGGCCGACGGCACGCTGAACACCGAGGCCAGCGCCGGTGTGGTCAAGGACGTCCTCGGCGGCACCGCGAAGAGCCCCGACAAGGACGCGGCCGTCAGCGTCTCCGTCCAGAACGCCAGCGGCGTCAGGGACAACTCCGAACAGGCCCGCGTGGTGCTCCTCAACGGCGGCTTCACCTTCCTGGAGGGCGGCACGGCGACCGCCGCGCAGTCCACGTCGAAGGTCCTCTACGGCGACGCCGCCGGCAAGGAGAACGCCACCGAGGTCGCCAAGACCCTGGGCCTGCCCGACAGCGCCGTCACCAAGGGCACGGTCTCCGCGAACGCGGACGTCTCCGTGGTCCTGGGCCGGGATTACAAGCCCTCGGAGTCCTAG
- a CDS encoding histidine phosphatase family protein — protein MSAPAGADAGRKPGRGRRLILWRHGQTSWNVERRFQGTTDVALTETGVTQARRAARLLASLEPDAIVASDLQRAAHTAAELAALTGLDVTHDEGLRETYAGVWQGLTHEEIIARHGDEYAAWKRGEPVRRGGGELETEVAERAAPVVLRHAEKLPDDGTLVVVSHGGTIRTTIGRLLGLQAQHWESLGGLSNCCWSVLGESVRGWRLLEHNAGTLPEPVLGDDD, from the coding sequence GTGAGCGCCCCCGCGGGAGCCGACGCCGGCCGCAAGCCGGGCCGCGGCCGCCGCCTCATCCTCTGGCGGCACGGCCAGACCTCGTGGAACGTGGAGCGCCGCTTCCAGGGCACCACGGACGTCGCCCTCACCGAGACCGGCGTCACCCAGGCCCGCCGCGCCGCCCGGCTGCTCGCCTCGCTGGAGCCCGACGCGATCGTGGCCTCCGACCTCCAGCGGGCCGCCCACACGGCCGCCGAGCTCGCCGCGCTCACCGGCCTGGACGTCACCCACGACGAGGGCCTGCGGGAGACGTACGCGGGCGTCTGGCAGGGCCTGACCCACGAGGAGATCATCGCCCGCCACGGCGACGAGTACGCCGCGTGGAAGCGCGGAGAGCCGGTCCGCCGCGGCGGAGGCGAGCTGGAGACCGAGGTCGCCGAGCGCGCCGCCCCCGTCGTGCTCCGGCACGCCGAGAAGCTGCCCGACGACGGCACGCTCGTCGTGGTCAGCCACGGCGGCACGATCCGTACGACCATCGGACGCCTCCTCGGCCTTCAGGCCCAGCACTGGGAGAGCCTCGGCGGCCTCTCCAACTGCTGCTGGTCCGTCCTCGGTGAGAGCGTCAGGGGCTGGCGCCTCCTGGAGCACAACGCCGGCACGCTCCCGGAGCCGGTGCTCGGTGACGACGACTGA
- the rsfS gene encoding ribosome silencing factor → MTVTDRSLELISTAAQAAADKLAHDVIAYDVSDVLSITDAFLLASAPNDRQVKSIVDEIEERLMKELGAKPVRREGDREARWVLLDYVDIVVHVQHSEERVFYALERLWKDCPEIELPADAKATRGKAQEHAKLRAEEEAAEFGEPR, encoded by the coding sequence GTGACCGTTACCGACCGCTCTCTCGAGCTCATCAGCACCGCCGCCCAGGCGGCCGCCGACAAGCTCGCCCACGATGTCATCGCCTACGACGTCAGTGACGTCCTGTCGATCACCGATGCCTTCCTGCTGGCCTCCGCGCCCAATGACCGCCAGGTCAAGTCGATCGTCGACGAGATCGAGGAGCGCCTGATGAAGGAGCTCGGCGCCAAGCCGGTGCGCCGCGAGGGCGACCGCGAGGCCCGCTGGGTCCTGCTCGACTACGTCGACATCGTCGTCCACGTCCAGCACAGCGAGGAGCGTGTCTTCTACGCCCTGGAGCGGCTGTGGAAGGACTGTCCCGAGATCGAGCTGCCCGCCGACGCCAAGGCGACCCGCGGCAAGGCCCAGGAGCACGCCAAGCTGCGGGCCGAGGAGGAAGCCGCCGAGTTCGGGGAGCCGCGGTGA
- a CDS encoding ComEA family DNA-binding protein, whose protein sequence is MAVGVTASPGHVAEGTADPPDPRSRRWADPPDHLAGAAFAGSQDQDVGPAAGAGPAAGGRRARVGLALRERMPVWLQARCGLERRSVLALTVLLVVAAGFAVQHFWTGRTESVRAPEVVRAAAPYAEGQHSEHTEPASSAGAPNTVGGAGAEIVVDIGGKVRDPGIHRLPAGSRVADALRAAGGVRPGANTDGLNRARFLVDGEQVIVGTPAAAPGGGSGGTVVGGPAGSAAGAAPAGPVSLNTATVDQLDTLPGVGPVLAQHIIDYRTQHGGFRSVDELREVNGIGERRFADLRNLVRP, encoded by the coding sequence ATGGCTGTGGGGGTGACCGCTTCGCCCGGCCACGTGGCTGAGGGGACGGCGGATCCGCCTGACCCCAGGTCCCGGCGGTGGGCGGATCCACCTGACCACCTGGCTGGAGCAGCTTTCGCAGGCTCGCAGGACCAGGACGTCGGCCCGGCCGCCGGGGCCGGCCCCGCAGCAGGCGGTCGTCGGGCGCGGGTCGGACTTGCCCTGCGGGAGCGGATGCCCGTGTGGCTGCAGGCGAGGTGTGGTCTGGAGCGGCGGAGCGTGCTCGCACTCACCGTGCTGCTCGTCGTCGCCGCGGGCTTCGCCGTGCAGCACTTCTGGACCGGGCGGACCGAATCCGTGCGAGCGCCCGAGGTGGTGCGCGCGGCCGCCCCCTACGCGGAGGGGCAGCACAGCGAGCACACGGAGCCGGCTTCCTCGGCCGGTGCGCCGAACACCGTGGGCGGGGCAGGGGCCGAGATCGTCGTGGACATCGGTGGCAAGGTCCGCGATCCCGGCATCCACCGGCTTCCGGCCGGTTCGCGTGTCGCGGACGCGTTGCGCGCGGCCGGCGGAGTGCGACCCGGTGCGAACACCGACGGCCTGAACCGGGCGCGCTTCCTCGTGGACGGGGAACAGGTGATCGTCGGTACTCCGGCCGCTGCTCCAGGGGGCGGCTCGGGTGGCACGGTCGTCGGCGGTCCCGCCGGTTCGGCGGCGGGGGCGGCACCGGCGGGCCCCGTCTCCCTCAACACGGCCACCGTGGACCAGCTCGACACGCTGCCGGGCGTCGGCCCCGTGCTGGCCCAGCACATCATCGACTACCGCACACAGCACGGCGGTTTCCGTTCGGTGGACGAGCTGCGCGAGGTCAACGGCATCGGCGAACGCCGCTTCGCGGACCTGCGGAATCTCGTACGGCCATGA
- a CDS encoding DegV family protein, with amino-acid sequence MSRHVAIVTDSTAYLPLRTMERHGITSVPLTVVLGDRALDEGTEISTRSLAQALQKRRPVTTSRPSPQVFAETYRKVAESGASGIVSLHLSAELSGTHDAAVVAAREAPVPVRVVDTGMVAMALGFCAVAAAEAAETGGTVDEAVTAADKRAAGTSAYFYVDTLDYLRRGGRIGAAQALFGSALAVKPLLQLEGGRIEPLEKVRTASKAIARLEEIAVDRAGGAQVDIAVHHLAAPDRASALAERLRTRVPGLAELHVSEVGAVIGAHTGPGLLGVVVSAR; translated from the coding sequence ATGTCCCGCCATGTCGCGATCGTCACCGATTCAACGGCCTACCTGCCGCTACGGACGATGGAGCGCCACGGCATCACATCGGTGCCGCTGACCGTGGTCCTTGGCGACCGGGCGCTGGACGAGGGCACCGAGATCTCCACCCGTTCCCTGGCCCAGGCGTTGCAGAAGCGACGCCCCGTCACCACCTCGCGCCCCAGCCCCCAGGTGTTCGCGGAGACCTACCGCAAGGTCGCCGAGTCCGGCGCCTCCGGCATCGTCTCCCTGCACCTGTCCGCCGAACTGTCCGGAACGCACGACGCGGCGGTGGTGGCGGCGCGCGAGGCACCGGTGCCGGTGCGGGTGGTGGACACCGGGATGGTCGCGATGGCCCTCGGGTTCTGCGCGGTCGCGGCGGCCGAGGCGGCGGAGACGGGCGGCACGGTGGACGAGGCCGTCACGGCCGCGGACAAGCGTGCTGCGGGCACGTCCGCCTACTTCTACGTCGACACCCTCGACTATCTGCGCCGCGGGGGCCGGATCGGCGCCGCGCAGGCGCTGTTCGGCTCCGCGCTCGCGGTGAAGCCGTTGCTCCAGCTCGAAGGCGGTCGTATCGAACCGCTGGAGAAGGTGCGTACGGCGTCCAAGGCCATCGCCCGGCTCGAGGAGATCGCGGTCGACCGGGCCGGCGGCGCGCAGGTCGACATCGCCGTCCACCACCTCGCCGCGCCCGACCGGGCTTCGGCCCTGGCGGAGCGGCTACGGACGCGGGTGCCGGGGCTGGCCGAGCTGCATGTGAGCGAGGTCGGGGCGGTGATCGGGGCGCACACGGGGCCCGGGTTGCTGGGAGTTGTGGTCTCGGCGCGGTGA
- the leuS gene encoding leucine--tRNA ligase: MSETNPAAAAEVAAPHRYTAAMAADIEARWQDFWDAEGTYAAPNPNGDLAGDAELAARPKKFVMDMFPYPSGAGLHVGHPLGYIATDVFARFQRMTGHNVLHTLGFDAFGLPAEQYAVQTGTHPRVSTEANIENMKVQLRRLGLGHDKRRSFATIDPDYYKWTQWIFLQIFNSWYDDEAKKARPVSELIDRFESGERAVPGGRTWSALSAAERADVLGEYRLAYASDAPVNWCPGLGTVLANEEVTADGRSERGNFPVFKAKLRQWNMRITSYADRLLDDLEALDWPEAIKLQQRNWIGRSEGARVDFPVDGEHITVFTTRQDTLFGATYMVLAPEHPLVEKFTPAAWPEGTHEVWTGGHASPSEAVAAYRAQAASKSDVERQAEAKDKTGVFTGAYATNPVNGEKVPVFIADYVLMGYGTGAIMAVPAHDTRDFAFARAFELPIRCVVQPTDDRGTDPSTWDDAFVSYDAKIVNSSGADVSLDGLGVADAKARITEWLERKGIGEGTVNFRLRDWLFSRQRYWGEPFPIVYDEDGTAHALPESMLPLELPEVEDYSPRTFDPDDADTQPETPLSRNEEWVNVTLDLGDGRGPRQYRRETNTMPNWAGSCWYELRYLDPHNSDKLVDPEVERYWMGPREGQPHGGVDLYVGGAEHAVLHLLYARFWSKVLYDLGHVSSAEPFHKLFNQGMIQAYVYRDSRGIAVPAAEVEERDGAYYYQGEKVSRLLGKMGKSLKNAVTPDEICDEYGADTLRLYEMAMGPLDVSRPWDTRAVVGQFRLLQRLWRNVVDEATGALTVVDTEPDEHTLRALHKAIDGVRQDLEGLRFNTAIAKVTELNNHLTKAGGPLSRSVAESLVLLVAPLAPHIAEELWRKLGHTDSVVHQDFPVADPAYVVDETVTCVVQVKGKVKARLEVSPSISEDELEKVALADEKVVAALDGAGIRKVIVRAPKLVNIVPA; encoded by the coding sequence ATGAGCGAGACGAACCCCGCTGCCGCCGCCGAGGTGGCCGCGCCGCACCGCTACACGGCCGCCATGGCAGCCGACATCGAGGCACGCTGGCAGGACTTCTGGGACGCCGAGGGCACCTACGCGGCGCCGAACCCGAACGGCGACCTGGCCGGGGACGCAGAGCTGGCCGCCAGGCCCAAGAAGTTCGTCATGGACATGTTCCCGTACCCCTCGGGTGCGGGCCTGCACGTCGGTCACCCCCTGGGCTACATCGCCACCGATGTCTTCGCCCGGTTCCAGCGCATGACCGGCCACAACGTCCTGCACACGCTGGGCTTCGACGCCTTCGGCCTGCCCGCCGAGCAGTACGCCGTGCAGACCGGCACGCACCCGCGCGTGTCCACCGAGGCCAACATCGAGAACATGAAGGTCCAGCTGCGCCGGCTGGGCCTGGGCCACGACAAGCGCCGGTCGTTCGCCACCATCGACCCGGACTACTACAAGTGGACCCAGTGGATCTTCCTGCAGATCTTCAACTCCTGGTACGACGACGAGGCGAAGAAGGCCCGCCCGGTCTCCGAGCTGATCGACCGGTTCGAGTCCGGTGAGCGCGCGGTGCCCGGCGGGCGCACCTGGAGCGCGCTGAGCGCCGCCGAGCGCGCCGACGTCCTGGGCGAGTACCGCCTGGCCTACGCCTCCGACGCGCCGGTCAACTGGTGCCCCGGCCTGGGCACCGTGCTGGCCAACGAGGAGGTCACCGCCGACGGCCGCTCCGAGCGCGGCAACTTCCCGGTCTTCAAGGCCAAGCTGCGCCAGTGGAACATGCGGATTACCTCTTATGCCGACCGGCTCCTTGACGACCTGGAGGCGCTGGACTGGCCCGAGGCCATCAAGCTGCAGCAGCGCAACTGGATCGGCCGCTCCGAGGGCGCCCGCGTCGACTTCCCCGTAGACGGCGAGCACATCACGGTCTTCACCACGCGCCAGGACACCCTGTTCGGCGCGACCTACATGGTGCTGGCGCCCGAGCACCCGCTGGTCGAGAAGTTCACCCCGGCCGCCTGGCCCGAGGGCACGCACGAAGTGTGGACCGGCGGCCACGCGAGCCCGTCCGAGGCCGTCGCCGCGTACCGCGCGCAGGCCGCTTCCAAGTCCGACGTCGAGCGGCAGGCCGAGGCCAAGGACAAGACCGGCGTCTTCACGGGCGCGTACGCGACCAACCCGGTCAACGGCGAGAAGGTCCCGGTCTTCATCGCCGACTACGTCCTGATGGGCTACGGCACCGGCGCGATCATGGCCGTTCCGGCCCACGACACGCGCGACTTCGCCTTCGCGCGCGCCTTCGAGCTGCCGATCCGCTGCGTCGTCCAGCCCACCGACGACCGGGGCACGGACCCCTCGACGTGGGACGACGCCTTCGTGTCGTACGACGCGAAGATCGTGAACTCCTCCGGTGCCGATGTCTCCCTGGACGGCCTGGGCGTCGCCGACGCCAAGGCGCGCATCACCGAGTGGCTGGAGCGCAAGGGCATCGGCGAGGGCACCGTCAACTTCCGCCTGCGCGACTGGCTGTTCAGCCGCCAGCGCTACTGGGGCGAGCCCTTCCCGATCGTCTACGACGAGGACGGCACCGCCCACGCCCTGCCCGAGTCGATGCTGCCGCTGGAGCTGCCGGAGGTCGAGGACTACTCGCCCCGCACCTTCGACCCGGACGACGCCGACACCCAGCCCGAGACCCCGCTGTCGCGCAACGAGGAGTGGGTCAACGTCACGCTGGACCTGGGTGACGGCCGCGGCCCGCGCCAGTACCGCCGCGAGACCAACACCATGCCCAACTGGGCCGGTTCCTGCTGGTACGAGCTGCGCTACCTGGACCCGCACAACAGCGACAAGCTGGTCGACCCGGAGGTCGAGCGGTACTGGATGGGCCCGCGCGAGGGGCAGCCGCACGGTGGCGTCGACCTGTACGTCGGCGGCGCCGAACACGCCGTACTGCACCTGCTGTACGCGCGCTTCTGGTCCAAGGTGCTGTACGACCTGGGGCACGTCTCCTCGGCCGAGCCGTTCCACAAGCTGTTCAACCAGGGCATGATCCAGGCCTACGTCTACCGCGACAGCCGGGGCATCGCGGTGCCGGCCGCCGAGGTGGAGGAGCGCGACGGCGCCTACTACTACCAGGGCGAGAAGGTCTCCCGACTGCTGGGCAAGATGGGCAAGTCCCTGAAGAACGCGGTCACTCCGGACGAGATCTGCGACGAGTACGGGGCGGACACGCTGCGCCTGTACGAGATGGCGATGGGCCCGCTGGACGTGTCGCGACCGTGGGACACGCGCGCGGTGGTGGGCCAGTTCCGGCTGCTGCAGCGGCTGTGGCGCAACGTCGTGGACGAGGCGACCGGCGCGCTGACGGTGGTCGACACCGAGCCCGACGAGCACACGCTGCGCGCCCTGCACAAGGCGATCGACGGTGTGCGCCAGGACCTGGAGGGCCTGCGGTTCAACACCGCCATCGCCAAGGTCACCGAGCTGAACAACCACCTGACCAAGGCGGGCGGCCCGTTGTCGCGGTCCGTCGCGGAGTCGCTGGTGCTGCTGGTCGCGCCGCTGGCCCCGCACATCGCCGAGGAGCTGTGGCGCAAGCTGGGGCACACCGACTCGGTGGTGCACCAGGACTTTCCCGTGGCCGACCCGGCGTACGTCGTGGACGAGACCGTCACCTGCGTGGTCCAGGTCAAGGGCAAGGTCAAGGCCCGCCTGGAGGTCTCCCCGTCCATCTCCGAGGACGAGCTGGAGAAGGTCGCCCTGGCCGACGAGAAGGTCGTGGCGGCGCTGGACGGCGCGGGCATCCGCAAGGTGATCGTGCGGGCGCCGAAGCTGGTGAACATCGTTCCGGCGTGA
- a CDS encoding NADH-quinone oxidoreductase subunit NuoF family protein, with protein MNEALPDVPEVRVVGLPQLTSGFDLVERLDLPMHLKVHGPLEPMGGEQLAQLSERINLKGRGGAGFPFHKKLRSVAESAIKRGVRPVVVVNGSEDEPACRKDTVLINRAPHLILDGALLCAEALGARTLVVGVTRESTQRSMEAALAERGLSNGRRSALRARVQRNPVRMVTGAAASLIRSIDGGPAIPPGRKVSASQNGVGGAPTLLSNAETFAQLAIAARIGPERYGNTGLYDEPGTVMLTVSGAVARPMVIEVPTGVPLRYVLQLAGAPPVPQGVLTGGYHGKWIDAATVNEAIVSRNSLDAVGGSLGAGAILPISQETCPLGESLRVAQWLAEESAGQCGPCYLGLPAAARGMEDILNGGGPAALEALKQVAKNVKRRGACSHPDGSAMFLESTIKAFTDDLAAHVLGNGCGRPVEGVLPLFEGGQMPTGIPGGGESEENGPSRQKIYVDWTLCRGHGLCADILPEVFELGADGFPTVAQAQVPRYAEAKALRAVRRCPALALRIEEDTRSQGNTRNNLPVLSQGRGRRALGR; from the coding sequence GTGAACGAGGCCCTGCCCGACGTACCAGAAGTCCGCGTGGTCGGCCTTCCCCAGCTCACGTCGGGCTTCGACCTTGTGGAAAGACTCGACCTGCCCATGCATCTGAAGGTGCACGGGCCGCTCGAACCGATGGGCGGAGAGCAGCTCGCGCAGCTTTCCGAGCGCATCAACCTGAAGGGCCGCGGCGGCGCGGGCTTCCCCTTCCACAAGAAGCTGCGCTCGGTCGCCGAATCGGCGATCAAACGCGGCGTACGGCCGGTCGTGGTCGTCAACGGCAGCGAGGACGAGCCGGCCTGCCGCAAGGACACGGTGCTGATCAACCGTGCCCCGCATCTCATCCTGGACGGCGCGCTGCTGTGCGCCGAGGCCCTGGGTGCCCGCACGCTCGTGGTGGGGGTGACACGTGAATCCACCCAGCGCTCCATGGAGGCCGCGCTCGCCGAACGAGGGCTCAGCAACGGCCGCCGATCGGCTCTTCGCGCGCGCGTGCAGCGCAATCCGGTCCGCATGGTCACCGGCGCCGCCGCGTCGCTGATCCGCTCCATCGACGGCGGCCCGGCGATCCCGCCCGGCCGCAAGGTCAGCGCCTCGCAGAACGGCGTCGGCGGCGCGCCCACCCTGCTGTCGAACGCCGAGACCTTCGCTCAGCTTGCCATCGCCGCCCGCATCGGCCCCGAGCGCTACGGCAACACCGGCCTGTACGACGAGCCCGGCACCGTCATGCTCACGGTCTCCGGCGCGGTCGCCCGCCCGATGGTGATCGAGGTCCCCACGGGCGTACCGCTGCGCTACGTCCTGCAGCTGGCCGGCGCCCCGCCGGTCCCGCAGGGCGTGCTGACCGGCGGCTACCACGGCAAGTGGATCGACGCGGCGACGGTCAACGAGGCGATCGTCTCGCGCAACTCCCTGGACGCGGTGGGCGGTTCGCTGGGCGCGGGCGCGATCCTGCCGATCAGTCAGGAGACCTGCCCGCTGGGCGAGTCGCTGCGCGTGGCGCAGTGGCTGGCCGAGGAGAGCGCGGGACAGTGCGGTCCCTGCTACCTCGGCCTGCCGGCCGCCGCGCGCGGCATGGAGGACATCCTCAACGGCGGCGGCCCGGCCGCCCTGGAGGCGCTCAAGCAGGTCGCCAAGAACGTGAAGCGGCGCGGCGCGTGCTCGCACCCGGACGGCTCCGCGATGTTCCTGGAGTCGACCATCAAGGCGTTCACGGACGACCTGGCCGCGCACGTCCTCGGAAACGGCTGCGGACGGCCCGTGGAGGGCGTTCTGCCGCTCTTCGAGGGCGGCCAGATGCCCACGGGCATCCCCGGCGGCGGCGAGTCCGAGGAGAACGGCCCCAGCCGCCAGAAGATCTACGTCGACTGGACGCTGTGCCGGGGCCACGGCCTGTGCGCGGACATCCTCCCGGAGGTCTTCGAACTGGGCGCCGACGGCTTCCCGACCGTCGCCCAGGCACAGGTGCCGCGCTACGCGGAGGCCAAGGCTCTACGCGCGGTGCGCCGCTGCCCGGCACTCGCCCTGCGCATCGAGGAGGACACCCGGTCGCAAGGCAACACCCGCAACAACCTGCCGGTCCTCTCCCAGGGCCGCGGACGCCGCGCCCTGGGCCGCTGA
- a CDS encoding cytochrome b/b6 domain-containing protein, with product MNPRRSNSSLPQPGRSAYGVASAVFLLLIPVIVLVGGDTFREFLNFGAGVLSLVSLSCSVIWGLVAQDRIFLNIRQRIIGQAVHRTTAVASIAFLLLHITTKIALDHVSLIGALIPFSLGVTGLEGLIGLGSLAGLLMIFVGVTGALRSRFASPAPVAARWRAMHMLAYPAWCAALLHGLYAGRAAKPVFVILYGLSVLGVTAALALRAAPRPVKRQVADRIAAFLGTEERPGREELDASRARVAAESTGALPGYENQRGTPSRTRMTPPYEAPAPEPANGFAAAYRAVSTPSRARQQQPFEQPFDQPFAQPFAADQTAGMDLPLDMQPTESISRVDSGGSTSGSWPIPSPPPVGEAPPSAYDPLNDTGYNIPAYGNSGASGYGSSDVYDTSEMNAVYDTYYPNDTYNNSGPATESLPGASYDFDAPGSGEPWNTPSGGFK from the coding sequence ATGAACCCTCGTCGTAGTAACAGCTCGCTCCCCCAGCCGGGCCGGTCGGCCTATGGGGTGGCGTCGGCTGTCTTCCTGCTCCTCATACCCGTGATCGTGCTGGTCGGAGGTGACACTTTCCGTGAGTTCCTGAACTTCGGCGCCGGCGTGCTGTCCCTCGTCTCGCTCAGCTGCTCGGTGATCTGGGGCCTGGTCGCCCAGGACCGGATCTTCCTGAACATCCGCCAGCGGATCATCGGGCAAGCGGTGCACCGGACGACAGCCGTCGCCTCCATCGCGTTCCTGCTGCTGCACATCACCACCAAGATCGCGCTCGACCACGTGTCACTGATCGGCGCGCTGATCCCCTTCTCGCTCGGCGTCACCGGACTCGAGGGCCTGATCGGTCTCGGTTCCCTGGCCGGGCTGCTCATGATCTTCGTGGGCGTCACCGGCGCGCTGCGCAGCAGGTTCGCCTCCCCCGCCCCGGTGGCGGCCCGCTGGCGGGCCATGCACATGCTGGCCTACCCGGCCTGGTGCGCCGCGCTGCTGCACGGCCTGTACGCGGGCCGCGCGGCGAAGCCGGTCTTCGTGATCCTTTACGGCCTGTCCGTGCTCGGCGTCACCGCGGCCCTGGCCCTGCGTGCCGCGCCGCGCCCGGTCAAGCGCCAGGTCGCCGACCGGATCGCCGCCTTCCTGGGCACCGAGGAGCGGCCGGGCCGCGAGGAGCTGGACGCGAGCCGGGCCAGGGTGGCGGCGGAGTCCACGGGCGCCCTGCCGGGCTACGAGAACCAGCGGGGGACGCCGTCCCGAACGCGTATGACGCCCCCGTACGAGGCGCCCGCCCCGGAGCCCGCGAACGGCTTCGCGGCCGCCTACCGGGCCGTCTCGACGCCCTCACGCGCGCGCCAGCAGCAGCCTTTCGAGCAACCGTTCGACCAGCCTTTCGCTCAGCCTTTCGCGGCCGACCAGACCGCCGGCATGGACCTACCGCTGGACATGCAGCCCACGGAGTCCATTTCGCGTGTCGACAGCGGCGGCAGCACGTCGGGCAGCTGGCCGATCCCGTCCCCGCCGCCGGTCGGCGAAGCGCCGCCGTCGGCGTACGACCCGCTCAACGACACCGGATACAACATCCCGGCCTATGGCAATTCGGGCGCCTCGGGCTACGGCTCGAGTGACGTGTACGACACCAGTGAGATGAACGCCGTCTACGACACGTACTACCCGAACGACACGTACAACAACAGCGGTCCCGCCACTGAATCACTCCCCGGTGCCTCCTACGACTTCGACGCACCGGGTTCGGGCGAACCTTGGAACACGCCTTCCGGAGGCTTTAAGTGA